The following proteins are encoded in a genomic region of Vicingaceae bacterium:
- a CDS encoding energy-dependent translational throttle protein EttA has protein sequence MSEDKKIIFSMVKVSKTLNTGKTILKDIYLSFFYGAKIGIIGLNGSGKSTLLRIIAGEEKNYEGEVVFSPGYTVGYLPQEPVLDENKTVREIVEEGVKPVMDLLKEFEEVNMKFGEEEYLNDPDKMEKLIQRQAELQDKIEAAGGWEIDQKLERAMDALNCPPPDALVKNLSGGERRRVALCRLLLRQPDILLLDEPTNHLDAESVFWLEQHLKQYPGTVIAVTHDRYFLDNVAGWILELDRGEGIPWKGNYSSWLEQKAKRLEQEEKQESKRRKQLERELEWVRMSPKARQAKSKARLHNYEKMLNEDVKEKEQKLEIFIPNGPRLGNEVIEAIDVTKIYGDKVLFEHLSFKLPPAGVVGVIGPNGAGKTTLFRLMVGEEKPDAGEFKVGETVKIAYVDQLHKEIDPEKTVWETVSGGQETIVIGGREFNSRAYLAKFNFTGPDQNKKVKVLSGGERNRLHLAMTLKKEANLLLLDEPTNDLDVNTLRALEEAIDNYAGCCVIISHDRWFLDRVCTHILAFEGEGKVYFFEGGFSDYEANKMKRLGTQQPQRFKYKKLVKE, from the coding sequence ATGTCAGAAGATAAAAAAATTATTTTTTCGATGGTGAAAGTCAGCAAGACGCTGAACACCGGTAAAACCATCCTGAAGGATATTTATTTGTCATTTTTCTATGGAGCCAAGATCGGAATTATAGGATTGAATGGTTCCGGTAAGTCCACATTGTTGAGAATCATTGCAGGTGAAGAGAAAAATTACGAAGGAGAAGTTGTTTTTTCTCCGGGATATACAGTAGGTTATCTGCCTCAGGAACCGGTGTTGGACGAAAATAAAACCGTTCGAGAAATCGTGGAAGAAGGTGTCAAGCCGGTCATGGATTTATTGAAAGAATTTGAAGAAGTCAACATGAAGTTTGGCGAAGAAGAGTATCTCAACGATCCGGACAAGATGGAGAAGCTCATTCAGCGTCAAGCGGAATTGCAAGATAAAATAGAAGCAGCCGGAGGATGGGAAATCGATCAAAAATTGGAAAGGGCCATGGATGCTTTAAATTGCCCGCCCCCTGACGCTTTGGTAAAAAATCTATCCGGTGGTGAACGTCGCAGGGTTGCTTTGTGCCGTTTATTGCTTCGCCAACCTGATATTTTGTTGCTCGATGAGCCCACCAACCACCTTGATGCCGAGTCGGTATTTTGGCTTGAGCAGCATCTCAAACAATATCCCGGTACTGTCATTGCTGTCACTCACGATCGATATTTTCTTGATAATGTTGCCGGATGGATCCTTGAACTCGACCGTGGTGAAGGTATTCCCTGGAAGGGTAACTATTCGTCTTGGTTGGAGCAAAAAGCCAAACGCCTTGAACAAGAAGAGAAACAAGAAAGCAAACGCCGCAAACAACTTGAGCGCGAATTGGAATGGGTGCGTATGAGCCCCAAAGCCCGGCAAGCCAAATCCAAAGCCCGTTTGCACAATTACGAAAAAATGTTGAATGAAGACGTCAAGGAAAAAGAACAAAAACTTGAAATTTTTATTCCCAACGGCCCGCGTTTGGGAAATGAAGTAATTGAAGCCATCGACGTTACGAAAATTTATGGGGATAAAGTACTGTTTGAGCACCTCTCTTTTAAACTACCACCTGCAGGTGTGGTAGGTGTGATTGGTCCCAATGGTGCCGGTAAAACTACATTGTTTCGTCTGATGGTGGGAGAAGAAAAACCCGATGCAGGTGAATTTAAAGTTGGCGAAACTGTTAAAATTGCATACGTTGACCAGTTGCATAAAGAAATTGACCCCGAAAAAACTGTCTGGGAAACGGTGTCCGGCGGACAAGAAACCATTGTCATCGGAGGCCGTGAATTCAACAGCCGAGCATATCTTGCCAAATTCAATTTTACAGGACCCGATCAAAATAAAAAAGTGAAAGTGTTGTCAGGCGGCGAACGCAACCGCCTGCATCTTGCCATGACTTTGAAAAAAGAAGCCAACCTTTTGTTGCTTGACGAGCCCACCAACGACCTGGACGTCAATACCTTGCGAGCCCTTGAAGAAGCCATTGACAATTATGCCGGATGTTGTGTCATAATATCCCACGATCGGTGGTTTCTTGACCGTGTATGCACACATATTCTTGCATTTGAGGGAGAAGGCAAAGTGTATTTCTTTGAAGGAGGATTCAGCGATTATGAAGCTAACAAAATGAAACGTTTGGGCACCCAACAACCTCAAAGATTCAAATACAAAAAATTGGTGAAGGAGTGA
- a CDS encoding ribonuclease G: protein MKQSLIIHEADDETQIALLEDSQLVEYHREKKSHGFIAGDMYLGKVKKVMPGLNAAFLDIGHEKDAFLHYYDLGPQFLSLKKFVNLRLQGKSKDLTLNDFVLENDISKDGSIDQVVKKGDILLVKIAKESISNKGPRLTAELSLPGRYLVLIPFSDKISISQKIKDTYERNRLLDLAKAIKPKNFGMIIRTVAEKKTTAELQQDLQHLLDRWNEMALNLQNAKAPVKILSELNKSSALIRDLLNPNFHEIITDSKEIYREIEEYIKVNAPGREEILKLYNHNTPVFDYFGIEKQIKALFGKTVYLPGGGYLIIEHTEALHVVDVNSGHLGRQKDDHENIALKVNLEAAKEIARQLRLRDMGGIIVVDFIDMKEENNRLQLFQYLKECMKNDKAKHTILPPSKFGLVEITRQRVRPEVEIKVDETCPCCHGQGHIAPSLLIVEQLEQTLRFLSLQSGHKKLTVFVHPFIEAYLNRGFFSNIRRKWQKQMKCKIKIKGITSMPLVKFRIFDKHNEEVIL, encoded by the coding sequence TTGAAACAAAGTTTAATCATACACGAAGCCGATGACGAAACTCAAATAGCTTTGCTCGAAGATTCTCAATTGGTCGAATACCACAGAGAAAAAAAATCTCACGGTTTCATAGCCGGAGATATGTATCTGGGCAAAGTGAAAAAAGTGATGCCGGGCCTGAATGCAGCTTTTCTCGATATAGGCCACGAGAAAGATGCTTTTTTGCATTATTATGACCTTGGTCCTCAGTTTTTATCTCTAAAAAAATTTGTCAATTTACGCCTGCAAGGCAAATCAAAAGATCTTACACTCAATGATTTTGTCCTCGAAAATGATATTTCAAAAGACGGAAGCATTGATCAGGTTGTCAAAAAAGGAGATATACTGTTAGTGAAAATTGCCAAAGAATCCATCTCAAATAAAGGTCCTCGATTGACCGCCGAATTGTCGTTACCCGGAAGATACCTGGTGTTAATTCCATTTTCGGATAAAATAAGCATCTCACAAAAAATTAAAGATACCTATGAAAGAAACCGGCTTTTGGATCTGGCAAAAGCCATCAAGCCCAAAAATTTCGGCATGATTATTCGTACAGTAGCCGAAAAAAAAACTACAGCCGAACTGCAACAGGATCTTCAACACCTGCTCGATCGCTGGAATGAAATGGCTTTAAACTTGCAAAATGCCAAAGCCCCTGTAAAAATCTTAAGTGAACTCAATAAATCCTCTGCTTTGATCAGAGATTTGCTTAATCCGAATTTTCATGAAATCATCACCGATAGCAAGGAAATATACAGGGAAATCGAAGAATACATCAAGGTAAATGCTCCCGGAAGAGAAGAGATATTGAAGTTATACAATCATAACACCCCTGTTTTTGATTATTTCGGGATAGAAAAACAGATAAAAGCACTTTTTGGAAAGACGGTTTATTTGCCCGGTGGAGGATATCTTATTATTGAGCATACAGAGGCATTGCATGTGGTGGACGTCAATAGCGGGCATCTGGGAAGACAAAAAGACGACCATGAAAATATTGCTCTCAAGGTCAATCTCGAAGCCGCAAAAGAAATAGCCAGGCAATTGCGCTTGAGAGATATGGGAGGTATCATTGTAGTGGATTTTATTGACATGAAAGAGGAAAATAACCGCCTGCAATTGTTTCAATATCTCAAAGAGTGCATGAAAAACGACAAGGCAAAACACACTATTTTGCCACCTTCGAAATTCGGCTTAGTTGAAATCACCCGTCAAAGAGTGCGTCCGGAAGTTGAGATTAAAGTTGACGAAACTTGCCCATGTTGTCATGGTCAGGGCCATATAGCTCCAAGTTTATTGATAGTTGAACAATTGGAACAAACGTTGCGCTTTTTATCTCTTCAAAGCGGCCACAAGAAACTCACGGTCTTTGTTCATCCCTTTATAGAAGCATATCTCAATAGAGGATTTTTTAGTAACATCCGTCGAAAATGGCAAAAACAAATGAAATGTAAAATAAAAATAAAAGGCATTACCTCCATGCCATTGGTGAAATTCAGAATCTTTGACAAACACAACGAAGAGGTGATTCTGTAA
- a CDS encoding integration host factor subunit beta → MTKADIVSRISEKTGVEKMAAMAMVEEFMNAVKESLEKGENVYLRGFGTFQVKKRAKKIGRIITKNQTVVIPEHYIPAFKPSKSFVERVKKNVKK, encoded by the coding sequence ATGACAAAAGCAGACATTGTAAGCAGGATTTCGGAGAAAACCGGAGTTGAAAAAATGGCAGCTATGGCCATGGTAGAAGAGTTTATGAATGCGGTAAAAGAATCGTTGGAAAAAGGTGAAAATGTTTACTTGCGTGGTTTTGGGACCTTTCAAGTGAAGAAAAGAGCAAAAAAAATAGGCCGTATTATCACCAAAAACCAAACAGTGGTCATTCCCGAGCATTACATACCTGCATTCAAACCTTCGAAATCGTTTGTTGAGAGAGTGAAAAAAAATGTAAAAAAGTAA
- the gldF gene encoding gliding motility-associated ABC transporter permease subunit GldF, with amino-acid sequence MFCKKIATILITSPGIFTLIICIIYMWALFYKEITSFFGSLIGYLVVIVFLAAMSLFLWVFPGSFNIPEAGFAQLDPLFSLAPFVFMFLIPAITMRTFSDEFRLGTIELLATKPITDMQIVWAKYLAGIMLVIISLIPTLVYYYSVYQLGMEIGNLDKGGTWGSYIGLLFLASSFVSMGIYASSLTDNTIVAFVLGMLFCFIFYLGFDLIAMSGYFPTIDYYFYQLGINEHYLSMSRGVIDSRDVVYFFSINLVFIYLTYMKLVSRKW; translated from the coding sequence TTGTTTTGTAAGAAAATTGCAACGATTTTAATAACTTCGCCCGGAATTTTTACTTTAATCATTTGCATTATTTACATGTGGGCATTGTTTTATAAAGAAATAACTTCGTTTTTCGGTTCTCTGATCGGATATTTGGTTGTTATTGTTTTTTTAGCAGCCATGAGCTTGTTTTTGTGGGTGTTTCCCGGATCATTCAATATACCTGAAGCAGGTTTTGCCCAATTGGATCCATTATTTTCATTAGCACCATTTGTTTTTATGTTTTTGATTCCGGCCATAACCATGCGTACCTTCTCCGACGAATTTCGTCTGGGCACCATTGAGCTGCTCGCCACAAAACCAATCACCGATATGCAGATCGTTTGGGCTAAATATCTTGCAGGCATTATGTTGGTGATCATTTCCTTGATTCCTACCTTGGTTTATTATTACTCTGTCTACCAATTAGGCATGGAAATAGGCAATCTCGACAAAGGTGGCACATGGGGTTCGTATATAGGATTATTATTTTTGGCATCTTCGTTTGTCTCCATGGGTATTTATGCATCTTCTCTGACAGACAATACTATTGTGGCGTTTGTGTTGGGAATGTTGTTTTGTTTTATTTTCTATTTGGGATTCGACTTGATTGCCATGAGCGGTTATTTTCCTACAATTGATTATTATTTCTATCAATTAGGCATCAACGAACATTATTTGTCCATGAGCAGGGGCGTGATAGACAGTAGAGATGTAGTTTATTTCTTTTCTATCAATTTGGTATTTATTTACCTTACTTACATGAAATTGGTTTCACGAAAATGGTAA
- the gldG gene encoding gliding motility-associated ABC transporter substrate-binding protein GldG: protein MVKVKEHNNNKRKKIKVNETIRFVSILAILLMVNVLSSFVNFRLDLTEEKRYTLASPTKELLKKLDDVVYIKVYLKGEFPAAFQKLSRSVKETLDEFKAIAGKKIEYEFINPSDFEDKKDREAVYKELFKKGLLPTDLSVKEEDGITNKIIWPCALVYYKEKEYPVNFLKTRIGLTPEESINSSIEALEYEFIHAIDMLMRDHLPSVAFIDGHGELDELQTADIYMQLSSSYAVSRVKLKEKINALTERIGKDTNITLKNKYDVIIIAKPDSLFSEKDKFLIDQFIMNGGKALWLIDGVQAEMDSLRNSDITVGFPKTNNLEDLLFKYGVRINNTLIQDLQAAPIPIVTGRFGNEAKTELFPWFYFPLLNPSGNHPVVNHLNPVKGEFVSTIDTVGDSHLKKTILLTSSKYSRFLKAPVRISLGILRLTPNPEIFNKSFLPAAVLVEGKFTSNYSNRLIPIIELSREIGFKHESPPTKQIFVADGDIIRNEVKKGSREYFPLGYDRFTKQTYGNKEFIMNCIDYLCDDTGIMQVRSRKLKLRLIDKARWKESEMFWKIFNTATPSFLVILGGLIFARLRKWKNTQKL from the coding sequence ATGGTAAAAGTTAAGGAACATAACAACAATAAACGAAAAAAAATTAAAGTAAACGAAACCATTCGCTTTGTCAGTATTTTGGCTATCCTTTTAATGGTCAATGTGCTTTCGTCATTTGTCAACTTCCGGTTGGATCTGACAGAAGAAAAAAGATACACATTAGCTTCGCCCACAAAGGAATTATTGAAAAAACTCGACGATGTTGTTTACATCAAAGTATATTTAAAGGGCGAATTTCCTGCTGCCTTTCAAAAATTAAGCAGATCGGTCAAAGAAACACTGGATGAGTTTAAAGCCATAGCAGGTAAAAAAATTGAATATGAATTTATCAACCCCTCGGATTTTGAAGATAAAAAAGACCGTGAAGCGGTTTATAAAGAACTATTTAAGAAAGGATTGCTTCCAACAGACCTTTCGGTAAAAGAAGAAGATGGCATAACTAACAAAATCATCTGGCCATGTGCTTTGGTTTACTACAAAGAAAAAGAATATCCTGTCAATTTTCTCAAAACCCGAATAGGACTTACTCCCGAAGAATCCATCAATTCTTCGATAGAAGCATTGGAGTATGAATTTATTCACGCCATCGACATGTTGATGAGGGACCACCTTCCATCGGTTGCATTTATTGATGGTCATGGAGAACTGGATGAATTACAAACAGCCGATATTTACATGCAACTCTCTTCATCTTATGCAGTCAGCAGAGTGAAATTGAAAGAAAAAATCAATGCGCTCACCGAACGTATTGGCAAAGACACCAATATCACTTTGAAAAACAAATATGATGTAATTATCATAGCCAAACCCGATTCACTGTTCAGTGAAAAAGACAAATTTCTTATCGACCAGTTTATTATGAATGGAGGCAAAGCACTTTGGTTGATTGATGGTGTACAAGCCGAAATGGACAGTTTAAGAAACAGCGATATCACTGTAGGATTTCCAAAAACCAACAATCTTGAAGATTTGCTGTTTAAATACGGAGTCAGAATTAACAATACACTGATACAAGATTTGCAGGCAGCTCCTATACCTATTGTCACCGGGCGTTTTGGCAATGAAGCAAAAACAGAGCTTTTTCCATGGTTTTACTTTCCGTTGTTAAACCCTTCCGGCAATCATCCTGTAGTGAATCATTTGAATCCTGTCAAAGGTGAATTTGTGAGCACGATTGATACGGTAGGCGACAGTCATTTGAAAAAAACTATATTGCTTACTTCTTCTAAATACTCAAGATTTTTAAAAGCACCTGTAAGAATCAGTTTAGGTATTTTACGATTGACGCCCAATCCGGAAATTTTTAACAAATCTTTTTTGCCTGCCGCTGTGTTGGTAGAGGGGAAATTTACTTCCAATTACAGCAACCGCCTGATACCCATCATCGAGTTAAGCCGGGAGATTGGATTTAAACATGAAAGTCCGCCAACTAAACAAATTTTTGTTGCCGACGGAGATATTATTCGAAATGAAGTGAAAAAAGGATCAAGAGAATACTTTCCTTTAGGATATGACCGTTTTACCAAACAAACATACGGAAACAAAGAGTTTATCATGAATTGTATTGATTATTTGTGCGATGATACCGGAATCATGCAAGTAAGATCGCGAAAATTAAAACTTCGTTTAATCGACAAAGCCCGCTGGAAAGAGTCGGAGATGTTTTGGAAAATATTCAACACGGCAACTCCATCTTTCTTGGTCATTTTGGGCGGGCTGATATTTGCCCGGTTGCGTAAATGGAAAAATACCCAAAAATTATGA
- the dnaN gene encoding DNA polymerase III subunit beta — protein MSFIINSQTLLKELQKEAGVVTGSKSLPILDHFLFELEGNLLKITGTDLENTIFVNVEIEGNENARFCVPSKLLLDILKAQNNQPLSFNYNEETYLLEIKSDNGNYKIPCMDADEFPKTAPLENEEFIEINSLVLANAIEKTIFATGDDDLRPVMNGVYFQFDGNGASFAATDAHKLVLFHRKDVHSQKPVAFIMPKKPLNLLKSILSLIDENIRIYYNEKNAMFTMQNTTLICRLIEGKYPNYEAVIPKNNPNVLLIDRKLLLESIKRVSLFSNKTTHQVLFQIKGNKLVISGEDHDLNYQAKEELPCQYDGQDMQIGFNAKFLIEMLSRLDSENVKLSMSTPNKPGILTPGDNLDENEDILMLVMPIMIQAPAA, from the coding sequence ATGAGTTTTATTATTAATAGTCAGACCTTATTGAAAGAATTGCAGAAGGAAGCCGGTGTAGTGACCGGATCAAAATCGCTCCCCATTCTTGATCATTTTTTATTTGAGCTGGAAGGAAATCTCTTAAAAATAACGGGCACCGACCTTGAAAACACCATTTTTGTAAACGTTGAAATAGAAGGAAACGAAAATGCGCGATTCTGTGTGCCTTCAAAGCTTTTGTTGGATATTCTTAAAGCCCAAAACAACCAACCACTGTCTTTTAACTATAATGAAGAAACCTATCTTTTGGAAATAAAATCCGACAACGGAAATTATAAGATCCCCTGTATGGATGCCGACGAATTTCCCAAAACTGCGCCCCTTGAAAACGAAGAATTCATCGAAATCAATTCTCTGGTGCTGGCCAATGCTATCGAAAAAACCATTTTTGCCACCGGTGATGACGATTTGCGCCCGGTGATGAATGGCGTTTATTTCCAATTCGACGGCAATGGTGCTTCTTTTGCTGCAACTGATGCTCACAAATTGGTGTTATTTCATAGAAAAGATGTTCACAGCCAAAAGCCCGTAGCTTTCATTATGCCAAAAAAACCCTTAAACCTTTTGAAAAGCATATTATCCTTGATAGATGAAAACATCAGGATTTATTACAACGAAAAAAACGCCATGTTTACCATGCAAAACACCACTCTCATCTGTCGCCTGATCGAAGGTAAATATCCAAATTACGAAGCCGTGATACCCAAAAATAATCCAAATGTGTTGTTGATCGATCGTAAGTTGTTACTTGAATCTATCAAAAGAGTTTCGCTTTTTTCAAATAAAACCACACACCAGGTTTTGTTTCAAATAAAAGGAAATAAATTGGTGATTTCCGGTGAAGACCATGATTTAAATTACCAGGCAAAAGAAGAGCTTCCTTGCCAATATGATGGACAAGACATGCAGATTGGCTTTAATGCCAAATTTTTAATTGAAATGTTGAGCCGCCTGGATTCGGAAAATGTCAAACTTTCTATGTCTACGCCAAATAAACCGGGCATTTTGACTCCGGGCGATAATCTCGATGAAAATGAAGACATTTTGATGCTTGTTATGCCAATTATGATTCAAGCCCCTGCGGCTTAG